One stretch of Sporichthyaceae bacterium DNA includes these proteins:
- a CDS encoding MFS transporter: MVAFVSTVGALCAVGVVVVGQLYTALPLLGRFGRSWSTTAGSAGWTVTAFSLGYAFGFLLSGPLSDRIGRRRVILLGLVATCAATALLAGAGSEVAGVGLRGLQGMCAATYAPAALAYLAERIEPARRVAATTWLTSSFLAAGVIGQVYAQSVAEAIGWRAVYWTSAVLLAGGAALLLLVLSPGGVTTVGSTAQVYRSMGRLLTRPGLVLLLVATGTVLCGFVALYAGLAEAGPRGIARSPHAMLELRASALPAMLLVPLCAPRLARIEATHRVCLALTTAAAFSVVGALLGLTGSLSTGALFVLLLGFVSGIALAIPSLVQAIGVRAGAARGAGVALYTFVLFIGASLGPALASITSGHGFAAVAGCVGVLSAGGAVAAGVAGHIENKPGRGQIA; the protein is encoded by the coding sequence GTGGTCGCGTTCGTGTCCACGGTCGGCGCGCTTTGTGCGGTCGGTGTCGTGGTCGTCGGACAGCTCTACACGGCGCTGCCGCTGCTGGGGAGGTTCGGCCGATCCTGGTCGACCACCGCCGGCAGCGCCGGGTGGACGGTGACGGCGTTCAGCCTCGGCTACGCCTTCGGCTTCCTGCTCTCCGGGCCGCTGTCGGACCGGATCGGCCGCCGCCGCGTGATCCTGCTCGGGCTGGTCGCGACCTGCGCGGCCACCGCGCTGCTGGCTGGTGCCGGCAGTGAGGTCGCCGGCGTCGGGCTGCGCGGGTTGCAGGGCATGTGCGCCGCAACGTACGCGCCGGCCGCCCTGGCCTACCTGGCCGAACGGATCGAGCCCGCCCGGCGGGTCGCGGCCACGACGTGGCTGACGAGTTCCTTCCTGGCTGCCGGGGTCATCGGCCAGGTCTATGCCCAGTCCGTCGCCGAAGCCATCGGCTGGCGGGCTGTCTACTGGACCAGCGCGGTGCTGCTGGCGGGCGGCGCCGCGCTCCTACTTCTCGTCCTGTCTCCCGGAGGCGTGACCACGGTCGGCTCGACCGCGCAGGTCTACCGATCGATGGGTCGACTGCTGACCCGGCCGGGGCTGGTCCTGCTGCTGGTCGCGACCGGGACCGTCCTGTGCGGGTTCGTCGCGCTGTACGCCGGACTGGCCGAGGCCGGGCCGCGCGGGATCGCGCGTTCGCCGCACGCGATGCTCGAGCTGCGGGCAAGTGCGTTGCCGGCCATGCTGCTCGTCCCGTTGTGCGCGCCTCGGTTGGCGCGGATCGAGGCGACGCATCGGGTGTGCCTGGCGCTGACCACGGCCGCGGCGTTCAGCGTCGTCGGTGCACTGCTGGGGCTGACCGGGTCGCTGTCGACCGGCGCGCTTTTCGTGCTGCTGCTGGGTTTCGTGAGCGGGATCGCGTTGGCCATCCCGTCGCTGGTGCAGGCGATCGGCGTGCGTGCCGGTGCCGCCCGCGGGGCCGGGGTGGCGCTCTACACGTTCGTGTTGTTCATCGGCGCCAGCCTCGGGCCGGCGCTGGCCTCGATCACGTCCGGCCACGGCTTCGCCGCGGTGGCCGGTTGCGTCGGGGTTCTGTCGGCCGGCGGGGCGGTCGCGGCTGGGGTAGCAGGACACATTGAGAACAAACCGGGGCGGGGACAGATCGCGTGA
- a CDS encoding HAD-IB family hydrolase produces the protein MNSIAFFDVDETLLNTKSMFDFLRFRRTAEERRKATERLASMAQAGIDRTEINRAYYNLWAGESWVELMQAGEAWYADLCSGRRIGPPFIASTLAALRRHRAAGHGIALISGSFLPCLRPLADDLGVEIVLCTHPDLDSAGRLTGTVRHPMIGKAKVVVVHATARRHGAELTDCHAYADHGSDLAMLRSVGHPNVVGDDPRLLAAARLEGWPVLSADMVTDSAAERVRSVEAGVRP, from the coding sequence GTGAACTCAATTGCCTTCTTCGATGTCGACGAGACATTGCTCAATACCAAGAGCATGTTCGACTTCCTGCGCTTCCGGCGGACTGCCGAGGAGCGCCGGAAGGCCACCGAACGCCTCGCCTCGATGGCGCAGGCCGGGATCGACCGGACCGAGATCAACCGCGCCTACTACAACCTGTGGGCCGGGGAGAGCTGGGTCGAACTGATGCAGGCCGGGGAGGCCTGGTACGCCGACCTGTGCTCCGGCCGGCGCATCGGCCCGCCGTTCATCGCCTCGACGTTGGCGGCGTTGCGACGGCACCGGGCGGCCGGGCACGGGATCGCGCTGATCTCGGGCTCGTTCCTGCCGTGCCTGCGGCCGCTGGCCGACGACCTCGGCGTCGAGATCGTGCTGTGCACGCACCCGGACCTGGACTCCGCGGGTCGGCTGACCGGCACCGTCCGGCATCCGATGATCGGCAAGGCCAAGGTCGTGGTCGTGCATGCCACGGCCCGTCGGCACGGGGCGGAACTGACGGACTGTCACGCCTACGCCGACCACGGCAGCGACCTGGCGATGCTGCGCAGCGTCGGGCATCCCAACGTGGTCGGCGACGATCCGCGACTGTTGGCCGCGGCACGCCTCGAAGGCTGGCCGGTGCTGTCCGCGGACATGGTCACCGACTCCGCCGCCGAGCGCGTCCGCTCGGTCGAGGCAG